A section of the Pseudanabaena mucicola str. Chao 1806 genome encodes:
- a CDS encoding single-stranded DNA-binding protein, with product MTLNKVHLVGHAGRDPEVKYFESGKVVCNFTLAVNRNTSNRDEPPDWFDLEVWDKTAEIAANYVKKGSLIGVSGALKFDRWTDRNTGDERQKPVIRVDRLELLGSRRDNEAAGGSSNNYDDDF from the coding sequence ATGACCCTAAACAAAGTTCATCTAGTGGGACACGCAGGACGTGATCCTGAAGTCAAATATTTTGAATCAGGTAAAGTAGTTTGCAACTTTACATTAGCTGTCAATCGCAACACTAGTAACCGTGATGAACCGCCTGATTGGTTTGACTTAGAGGTATGGGATAAAACTGCCGAAATAGCGGCAAACTACGTCAAAAAAGGTAGTTTAATTGGTGTATCAGGAGCATTGAAGTTTGATCGCTGGACTGATCGCAACACAGGTGACGAACGCCAAAAGCCAGTAATTCGAGTTGATCGCCTCGAATTACTGGGTTCCCGCAGAGATAATGAAGCGGCAGGTGGTAGTAGCAATAACTATGATGATGACTTTTAA